AAAGGACCTTGTTTCTGCTCGCCAAAATAAAAGAGCTTTGAGAGGATGCGCTGATATAAATGGATTTGGACTGTTTTAATGAAAAGAAGCATTTTTAAGGCCATGATTCTGTCAGTGGAAAAGGAAATCTTTGCCcaaatctttatttttgtgAAATCTGACCggagatgtaaagagtactgatatattctactcaagtagaagtactgttgcttGATTTGAAATTATACTCCAGTATAAGTCATAGAATACTCatatacaagtaaaaaatagctcaattaaatagtactcaaagtaaaagttactaccgtagttactttcacccccacatttattgttggtgataaatcttaccacggttTCCTTGCGTACAGCAAAggtctcatgtataaacttaaaaagaaagagtcCAAATCTTggacaattggaacttaatttatattCCACAAAGGCACCTGTTTATAATATATTTGAATTACATTTGCAAAGTGTCCCAAATTCTGAAGTTACTGTAATTATGTTTGCTGATGACACAAACATACTTTGTTCTGGACAAGATATTAGTAATTTAATGTCAAtagtaaaaaacaaactgtccttaaatgaaaataaaatggatgTGTTTTGGATCTTGTGGGACAGATTGAACAGAAACTGATCGTGTCATGTGACCAAGTTCTTGGACGTCATCATAGATCGTGAGCTTTGCTGGAAGCCGCACGTAGAAcatatcaggaaaaaaaatatctaaaactaTTGGCCTTCTACATAGAGCAAAAAGTATATTAAATAGAGACTTTCTGAAGTTGCTTTATTTATCTCTTATATTCCCTTACCTGGCCTAATACATGTAAAACATATGTACAAAAGAGATCATTAAGAATAACGTGGAATTCAGGGCACCTACtaacaaactgtttaaaaatctAGAACAATACATTTGTGGATATAGTAAAGTTAAAAGTGTTAGAGATTCTAAGCAATAAAAGCCTTTCTTTGGGTATTATATCACTTTTTAAACTAAGAGaaggaaaatattatttatgaggggtttatatttttgaacaaagtCAATGtagaacaaatgttaaaagaaaATGCATTTCTGTTTATGGTGATAAAGTTTGGAATGATCTTGAggatcactttaagttaatgaATTTACTGTTTATGTtcaaaaattctttaaaaaactatttgctCCTATTGAAAGATAGGTTTATCtttctttctatctatctatctatctgagtacaagtaaaatggtatatatttttgttatgatatgatTTTTTAGTATACCGCCGTACCAGTGTATTTGACTTTCGGAACGCTACGCTGTGCCacgtttcagaccggacccttttcaatATTCCACTTCTAAATATGAatgtaaacagtagcgctctggttttagttatggtgtaaatcatacgtgtaaatggatcagaaagacacagttgaaagctctgaagctgcatgtgagcgtgtgtctgcgtgcgcatgcctctgctacaggagaacaacactcacgggcacggaggcacggttagcttagcatgttggcagttcgccagtaatgcacaaaaaaagagcaaaggatcACAATTTGTAGTTGCTACAATGCGGAAATAAATGTCATACcagcagagatatttgaggagcacacacacacacacacagacagacagagattccttgcttttataacTAAAAACAggacaagtacccataaaagcaactcaattacagtaacgtgagtacttgtaatttgttgctttcacctctgcaagTCAAGTATGAATCTTTCTGTCATAGCGATTCCTGCGAAAATATCCTTCAAAAAGTCCTTGATTGTAGGTAAAAacaaaaggacatttaagtgtATATAGTACATACTTTTCCTCTGCTGAAGCCCTTGAATTAGTTTTAAAGGTACATTGAGGTGTTGCCCCTAACCACAAGCACATTTTATACTCCTGAGGGTGAACTGGCCATCGTTCCTTGTAAGGAGAGCCCTCCCCCGCCTCCTCCCCCGCCTCctcccccgcctcctcctcctcctcctcctcctcaggaaATGAGGCAGAGGATGTGGCATGGCCAGTATGCAAACATGCAGCCCTAAAACACAGGATGGAGTACACGGACGACACACGTTTAGTGAGTCACAGGGTGGAggctgtgtatgtatgtgtgtgtgtgtgtgtgtgtaacgaaACGGTAACAATATGCAAGGAGGCGAGCGTGAGAAAGAGGAAGTATCCTGCTTGAGTCCTAACAGATGGGACATCTTTACTGGGACAGGGACCAGTTTGACCCATTGCTGCTATGAGTTTGGACAGCAAAGTGGATGATAATACATACATTCACTCTTCTGGTTAcatcctttcacaataagagctcTGTATATTGGCTATATCCCAGTACTAAAGAGATAAGTTCATCTCCAGTGTCCTGCTGTAAACTAACTTTTAATAATTTACTGGTTTTGCCACTTTCAAGATGTAACTTGGGGTAACAGGAAGTAGTGCCCATAATCATATCAACAATCACTAACCCAGAAATATGGTgggaaacatttttaatcatgtttttaaattatattttataccattttgtacttgtaaaggtagaatttgtaattattgacatcatatatatatatatatatatatatatatatatatatatatatatatatatatatatagatatatatatatatttatatcacgatgaatatcatattgtttagttcCAGGATATATCGAATCATGACATGCAAAGAGTGAatcgtattgtattgtatcgtcagattcatggcaatgtacaccCCTAGTTTAAACAGTCTTTATTTTTCCTGtctattttcacaatatttgggaattttttttacaacatattgACATTGAAGTTGCACATTTGTAATGATATTTTCTTccaagtcaaaaaaaaaaagtcactttcatattttatattatagctGTAATTCATTATTTATGCTCCATAATGTAATCAACATGACATTTGAGTGATGCTGCCTTTCATAACACAGTCCATGCTTCATTGTTCAAGTCTTTTGGAGAAAAACACTCCCTGAAACTTATTTTGAAGActgtttaaactgtttaattcTCCTGTACATAGATGTCCATTCTACAAATTAATATCACTAATAATTAAACCCCCATCAATCACATGGTGTATCACCTGACATATTCCATCAGAGTCCAGaaataaaacaccaacacaatATGCAGAACTGTAACACCACATTGaactctcaccttaaaatagtcaactctcccccaccccttccattgtcctaccctgactccctcttccctgttcccttccccctcaccaaaGTGTTACACTTCCTTCTGTTTTTATATTCCTCCTTTAATAAAAGaattcttacccttccttagggagggctggtaatggtcacaattatgcaataaaataaatgcatttatggAATTGAAATAATTAAACATGCATTGCACTACATAAAGTAATAAAACACCATTTTCACAACACCCTTGTTCCAAAAGCTCATTTTTATGATTATGATTGTTGAGTATTCTGTGATTAAAACTGAATTAAAGGTGTCAAGAAAtgtttgatgtaaaataaacaaacaaaacaatgtgaAACCAGCTAATTATTTGTCTCCAGGCCCTACATCGAACCCCTTAGAGGCTGCTGGGACGGCAGAGGCTGTAATAGAAGCTGCACCAGAAGCTACAGATGCTGCACCTGAAGCTGCACCAGAAGCTACAGATGCTGCACCTGAAGCTGTTCCAGAAGCTACAGAAGCTGGACCTGAAGCTACAGAGTTAGCAACAGCGGAAGTTCTCCCCGTCATCACTGGACCACCTGCGACTGATGCAGCGGTGGCGGTTGAAGAAGTGGTGACAGAGGCTGctgaggctcctcctcctgctgtgaCGGAACACGTGGAGGAGCCTATGGTGGAGACGGAGGCCTCCATCGCTGCCACCACTGAACCTGCACCAGTTATCACTGAAGCCCCCGTCGTAGATACTGAGGCCCCCACTGAGGCGGCTGAGGTTCTGCCAGAGGTGACGGCAGTTCCACAAGCAGAGACTGAAGCAGCTGTTACAGATACACCAGCAGCTGGAGATGTGGTGGTTGAAGACGATGCTGATGGTAGGACCACagttattaattcatttatggAAAGATTTTAGCCTAACGAGATCATTTTTAGACGAGATCCGGATCAAAATAATATGGAAGCCTGTTTCCACTGAAAAAACAAGCAGTTTATTCTTAAAAttcatcacatacacacacaagtacataaatatgtctttattacaaaatgacatttttgtgtttctttgcaactttacataaaataattttcctatcattatgactttctaataaTTATGCTTTTCTTTCTCATAAATATTACTTtttgtctcataattatgattttctttctcataattatgacttttcataatgattttttaatccttttttagGGGAGGAAACAGGCTTCCATAAAATAATGATTATGGATTAGTTTGAAAAATCTAAACATTTCTTATCATTGTCAAAATTCCAAAAACATATCTTGATTTGTaaatgactgatctttatgaaattttattcggttatgtcgggttggttcctcaatcaaCCCACAGATATTTATTCAGATTGTGCATTCCATCatgatttttggaaaaaaaaaaaaataggggtaTTACTTAACCCTCTTaatatcctcaaatattactattttaacattattctattgttaacacattttatcatcagggtcaatctgaccccaaggttatTTGCCTCcggaaaatgattttcagaaaattgttgaccaagtatTTGTATCGGGCACTGTTTTaattgttgaatacataaataacccctagacctgttctctagcaccaccatcaggccgaacttttaaattaaaatcaatttatCTTGAAGTAgcgtatgaaccctattggttgtggtgatggtaagacctttcctgcagcgtcaccatcaggtcaaacttccAGTTtgagttagtgtatcttgaaagTTCTCATTAGAACCCCCCCCCTTACCCCACCCCCAACATTGATGTTGTTGGTTACCCTCTCTTTCCTtccataaacatatttatttacttatgttgtatctccttttttgtaacatacagtatttgaggttattcactataaagtccaCTGTCttagacacattctcctctacgtcactttcactgtgaaagagctgttccaaaaccttaCTGACAGTAAAACTTTTCCTAGAGGACATTTCCTATAGAGaaagtgtgtcacacacacagacagacacgttttacacagctaaaacagcttgaggtcaaattgacccctaaggaacaccaatgcatgtACTATGTGTTCagcatattaaaaaatatatcatgATAATTtaatgcttaatcaattgtagcCATctaattaggaaaagtcatgaaatatgaagcaaaagaaaagagtcaaatctaaatattcattggggtcaaactgaccccaaggataataggagggttaatgctCATTTATTCTGCTtgaatataaatgaatgaaCGGTGTGATTGTGTGTTGACAGAGGGTCTGAGCTCTGGTCAGGTGGTGGGTATTGTGATTGGTGCCCTGCTGGCAGTGGTCATCGTCATCGCCATCGTTATCGCTGTGGTGAGGAGGATGGGAAAATACTCGTGAGTATCTGACTGGTTTTTTTTAGTAGAATCACTTGAGTCTCACAAATGAATGGTTTATTCCATTAGATCATACAATTTCAGCTGGAAACTGAGTCATCACTACTGGTTTTGCTCTAAATATGGAGTCAAGCTGCATGAAGCATTAGGTCATCATGGATACAGTACATCCAATGATGACCTAATGATGTATTGCAAggatttttgtagtagttttgtgtgttttttctgtcattttgtgtatgtttgttgttgtcttgcttgttatgtttgtattttgtacatttctgttgtacttttatgtatttttcctgtaaaatgtatgttcgtcagtcatattgtgtatttatgttgtcatttttgctttttttggatAATGTTTGTGCaactctgttgttgttgtgcttgtttgttagtattgtgggtttcctgagtcattttttgtgtttttcttgtcttttagtgtacttttgttatcactttctgtatatatattttatagtcattttgtgtattattgttgtcgttttgcttgttttttgggACTATGAGTTTGCAtggtccttttttgtgtttttcttgtattttttgtgtacttttgttgtcattttctataattttgtatatttttttgaaattttgtgtatttgtttttagtaattttgagtatttttgttgtcgttttgttcatttttgttgttggagTATTTTCCCTATATGATCCTACTATGTTGTGATTCTATATATTTCGTTAATCTAtcattgcttttgttttgtgtatttttcagtcattttcttcTATTTATGACAATCAGTTGCTCTTCCCCTTGTAAGACGACACCACCAAGACAATCAGTTGTATTAAtgataatcatgttttttttgtgtcccaGGTCTGCCAAGAAAAAACCTGCCAAAAAAGAGGGCGTTGTGGTTTCtgtaaatgcttttatttgttcttaTAGCTAATCAGTTTAACCCTTCACCCACCCCTGTTTTTATTCCAGATGTGTAACAGACGTCTTTTCTCTTCAAACACTGACAAAGCTCAAAGTTTGCTGCTCCTTTTTGTTTCCACAAAGTCCTCtgctttatatataaaaaaaatatataatctggTATCAACGTCAACCACTTTTAACTTgtttattactttcaattatTCAAATCACAGATTGATTTGTTACCTATGATTACAGAGGACTCGTGCTTTTCAAGGATGGTGTTGCAAGCTTGAGCAGCTgctaattttaaaatgaaatgataCCCAAATCCTTGTTTTTTACAGCATATCTTTTATTTGTGTTCATTTAGACCATAAGTGTtaaactcatggcctgggggccaaatctggccttttggagcatccaatttggcacgcaggagaaattaaaaatcattgtttaaacaatatttgaaggtgctcacagtttcccGTGGTGCTTCCATCACACGATTGTAGTCATTTTAATTgtcaaacagttgaaaaaacctccaaatttttataaaattcataaatttcccttaatttaatagaaattggtcacaaaatgtaggaaatttaaagtgaagatttggttgggactgatatttatcacatATTGATGGATATTGGTcggttttttacatattttatatttcatgtatacgtagaagtgctgcaaactatggcacaataatgttgaaatgactcattttcctgcataaaatctgtggcccacttaagatcagaCCTGTTCCGTAAttggcccctgaaataaaattAGTTTAAGACCTTTGATTtagaccacgtgtcaaactcatggcctgggggccaaatctggccctttggagcatccaatttggcacgcaggagaaagtaaaaatgacagagaaaacatgaatcattgtttaaacaatatttgaaggtgctcacagttttccccgatacttatatcacatgattgcagacatttttaatgtcaaacagttgaaaaaaaactccaaattcttACAAAGCTCTTAATTTTCCTTCTAATTATGAgataatattaaattaaattaatagaaattggtcacaaaatctgagaaatgtaaa
This portion of the Gouania willdenowi chromosome 7, fGouWil2.1, whole genome shotgun sequence genome encodes:
- the pdpn gene encoding podoplanin, with translation MMKVQLLLLLALVGSFCAVTRASPTSNPLEAAGTAEAVIEAAPEATDAAPEAAPEATDAAPEAVPEATEAGPEATELATAEVLPVITGPPATDAAVAVEEVVTEAAEAPPPAVTEHVEEPMVETEASIAATTEPAPVITEAPVVDTEAPTEAAEVLPEVTAVPQAETEAAVTDTPAAGDVVVEDDADEGLSSGQVVGIVIGALLAVVIVIAIVIAVVRRMGKYSP